The genomic interval AATAGTCGCATCGGATTCCAACGTGCTGATGATCATCTTATCTGTCTTAGTATCCAATACAATACCGGCAGGTGCTCCGGCCACCAGCTCGTATCGGAAGTTTTCTTCCATGCTCGGCTTTGTTTTGTCGAAGTAGCTCAGCGTATCGGAACCACTGCCTGAGAGCCAGATAGGTGCAAGGCCGGGTTCCTTATCCTTAATGGTTTGAAGCCACGGCTCTAGGTCTTCCAGTGTTTGGATAGAGTTGATATCAAACCCGTATTTATCAATAAGATCTTTCCGAAACATAATCGTGTGGCTCTCGCCGATTTCTTTGTTGGTTGGGATCGCGTAAATTTTCCCATTTACTCTGCCCCCATCGAGAAAACGAGGATCTAGCGTCTCCATTATTCCTTGCCCGTATTCGGTTAACAAATCATCTAGCGGGAGAAACGCCCCTTTGGTTACATTGTTGGAAAAATCTGCCCAGTTCGGAGCAAAAGTCAAGTCTACTTGCTCTCCGGACTGATAGGCCAGCGCCATCTTCTCAGCCCAGGAGGACCAGGGCAGTCCTTGGAAGTCGATCTCCGCATTAATTTTCTCTTTCAAGTATTTATTGATTTCTGCTACAACTGCCTTGGAGTCGTTTTGTGGAAAATTGCCTACCGTATAGACTTTGAGCTTGCGGTAGGTCGATGTATCGGGATTGCTTGTGCTTGATCCGATTTCCTCGGATGGCTTGCTTGTTGACAGCGGTTCTGCATTAGGTGAACCGGATGATCCTGAATTTGTGCTGCAGCCTGACATGACAAGCATGGCCACCGTTAGCCCAGCAAGCGTTTTGCCCAAACCTTTCGTTACCTTCATTTTTTTAACCCCCAATAAATTTTCATATATTCTAACCGGCCGTTAAGCCAGAGCTAGACGAATTAACCTTTGATGGCTCCAATGGTAAGTCCCTTGGTAAAGTACTTCTGAAAGAAAGGATAGACAAACAGAATGGGACCAATGGAGACGACTACCATCGCCATCCGTAAGCTTTCTGTCGGTACCGATTGCTGCACTAGCAGAGCTACTCCGCTGCCCGCCAATTGATTTTTGAAAAACTCCGCTTGGCGAATCATTTGAATCATGACGTACTGCAACGAGAACTTTTCGCTATCATTAATGAACAGCAAGGAATTGAACCAATCGTTCCAA from Paenibacillus sp. FSL K6-3182 carries:
- a CDS encoding ABC transporter substrate-binding protein; translation: MKVTKGLGKTLAGLTVAMLVMSGCSTNSGSSGSPNAEPLSTSKPSEEIGSSTSNPDTSTYRKLKVYTVGNFPQNDSKAVVAEINKYLKEKINAEIDFQGLPWSSWAEKMALAYQSGEQVDLTFAPNWADFSNNVTKGAFLPLDDLLTEYGQGIMETLDPRFLDGGRVNGKIYAIPTNKEIGESHTIMFRKDLIDKYGFDINSIQTLEDLEPWLQTIKDKEPGLAPIWLSGSGSDTLSYFDKTKPSMEENFRYELVAGAPAGIVLDTKTDKMIISTLESDATIYRLRLYSEWFKKGFINQDAATTKTSAEDAFKAGKTWMKFGSDKPDSDKEDSSATGIELVKLKGNDPEISTASVSNSMMAIGRTSVDPERTMMLLNLLHTDKNLVNLIDFGVEGRQYVKVEGKDNFIKLQDGVSTRADTGWAPGIEWMFGNQTLTYLWEGESSDKWEKFKAYNEKAHKVRSFGFNFNTDAVKTEVSVVSNIIKEYRPLLETGSLDADKVLAEYNDKLKANGIEKIRAEVQKQYDEWKAKQS